CGATCTCGCTGCTGTACGGCGTCTCCCGCTCCGGGGCGACGATAGCCTTCGGCCTCTTCGCGGGCCTCCGGCGCACGGAGGCGGCGCGGTTCTCGTTTCTCCTGAGCATCCCGATAACCGCCGGGGCGATCCTCTCGGAGTTGCCGGGGGTGGCGGGCGCGGGCCTGCCGGAAGGGGCCGCCGGGGCGTACCTGACGGGGCTCGTCTCCTCGGCGGTGACGGCGTACCTCTCGATCAAGCTCCTGCTGGCCTTCTTCGCGCGCTACAGCCTGAAACCTTTCGCCTACTACCTGATAGCGGCGGCGGCCCTGATCGGGCTCGCGCTCCTGCTCGGGCTCTGATCCCGGCTCCCTGGTTCCGGCTCTCCGGCTACGGGCCCCTAATTGTCTCTTATTACAGGAAAGAGGCTCCAGGCCTGACAGAATCTACTTATATAGAGTAGTAACAGACGTAGTAATACAAGAGCCGAGAAGAGCCGAGAAGAGCCGGGCGGAGCACGGAGGTGAGTCACATGATAACCAGTAACCCTAGACGGGCCGGACGGGCCGAAGAGGTGGTGCTGGTGGATGAGGGAGACCGTGAGCTGGGCCCCGCCGGGAAGCTCGCCGCGCACGAGGCCGGCGGCAGCCTCCACCGGGCCTTCTCGGTCTTCGTGTTCGACGCCGGGGGCAGGCTGCTACTTCAGCGGCGGGCGGAGGGCAAGTATCACTTCGGCGGGCTGTGGACCAACACCTGCTGCGGGCACCCGAGGCCCGGAGAGACGGTCGAGGCCGCAGCGGGCCGCAGGCTGTTCGAGGAGATGGGCCTGAGCCTCGAACTCACGCCGGTAACGAGCTTCGTGTACGAAGCCTCGGACCCGGAGAGCGGCCTGACCGAGCGCGAGTACGACCACGTCCTACGTGGTCTCTACGACGACCGCGTAGGCGTACCCGACCCGGATCCGGCAGAGGTCTCGGACTGGGCGTGGATCTCCCGAGAGGAGCTATCCAGGTACCTCGCCGAGAACCCGGGCACATTCACCCCCTGGTTCCCGCTGGCCGTGGCCCAACTCTATGGCGAGGGTATTTAACACAGAGAAGTCTGGTTAGCCCATTCTACCCGGCCCTAAGAGCGCCGGATGCGGGACCGCATTTCGCCGGGCTCGCGGGAGATGTCGTACCCGGTGGCCTCGGCTCGCTTGGCGCTCGAGGCGAGTAGGGTCACGGGCATCTTGACGGTTGCGGTCTTGCCCGCATCGTTCGGCCCGGGGCAACCGTAGGTCTTACCAGGAGCCACCGAGAGAGCAACGCAGGCCACAACACTTCTCGTCCGAGGCGGCGAACGAGTCCCCTCGGCCGGGATAGCGGCACCGACCGCCCCTCCCGCTACTCCGTGGCGGAGCCGTCTCCGGGCTTCTGGTCTCGGATATCCCGGTCCCGCGCTTACCGGACGGTCCCGGGCCTGCGGGTTTTCCTCCGGGTCTCGCGCGTCACGCTGATGAGAACCAGGATCACACAGACCGCCGTTACCGCCGCGGCCCCGGTGGTGAGGACAGAGTCTCCGTACCGTCCCACCATCACGGCGACGAGCGCCCACAGAAACGCGGCCGCGTAGGCCAGGTACCCGAGCCTCGGCCCGATACCGCCCGTTAGCAATACCCCGGATGCCACCAGCCCGCCCAGAAAGAGCAGCAGGCTGCCGAGGGCCGCCTCGAAGAGGCCGCCGTCCAGCACGCCAAGCCCGGCGAGCGTCGAGGCGAACCCCACGAGCGCGGCAGCGGTTACCCACCCGAAGAGAAGTCCTACGGTTGGCGCCACGAGAAGAGCGCCGGAGGGCGCGACGTTTGCGCGGGTGTCCGAGATCTGGCGCTGCACGATCAGATACGCCGCCCCGGAGGTCAGGAAAACTCCCAAGAGCACCACCTGCGCGGCAACGAGCAGCCGCGCGGGAAACAGGATCTCCCACAGCCCGTTCAACAAGAACGCGGCGGCGGTAAACCACCCGATGCGCCGCAGCAGCGGGTCCTCCCGTCTCGCGGGGAACGCCGCGTACACGGCGTAGAGTAGTGAAAGCGCGAAGATCGGGGACCAGATCGCGAACGCGTAGCCCGCCGGCGTCGCGTAGGTTGCGTAATCGTCCGCGACCCGGCCCACGGCGGGCCCGGCGATGGCCGCAGCCACGATCTGGAACAGAGCGCCGGCCACGTTCGCCGCCTGCCGCACCACGTCGGAGGTTTGCCCGTCTCCCGGGCCTCGTCGCGCCACCCTAGGCTCCCCCGCCGCGCACGCGGCTCGTTTTTCGGGCCAGAGCCCTTTTCAGGAAGACTCCGACCATCTCGGGGGCCATCCGGACGCCGCCCCTGCCGGAGCCTGTGGCGGCCACTGCCCGCGCGTCGAGCAGGCCGGAGATCGGCCCGAGAAAGGTCCTGGTCATGGCCTCCGGGTCTCCATCCCGGGACTCGCCAGAGCCCACGGCTCCGGCAACGGTCTCGTGTGCCGAACCGGAGAGCGAGCAACAGCTTCCCTCGGCGAGCGCGACGTGGCCCGCCTCTCTTCGGGAGAGCATCACGGCGCGCATCTCGTTCATCGGACGCCCGAGCTCCTCCTGCACCAGCCGGCGCGCAGCCTCTCCGAGATTACCGGGCTCGCTCTCCAGAGCGGCGGATACGGCGGGCTTCGCGGCGGCAACGGTCACTGCAGTACACGACCGTCTCCCAGTCTCCGGCCCATTTCCTGCGCCAGGAGAAGGGGCGGCCGCACACGGGGCACACCTTGTCCGGCGGGTGCCCTTTTGCCGTGGTCCGGGCCTCCTTGTGTGAGTCAGGGCTAGAAAGGTATGTCGTCGAAGTCCTGCTCGTTGAACTCCACGTTATCCCGGGAGCCCTGGGACTGGCTCTGCTGGCCGCCCTGACCCCCGCCGGAGCCGTCTCCGCTGCCGTCGGAGCGGCCCAGGAACTGGATGTTGTCGGCTACCACGTCTACCTTGTTGCGCTTGGATCCGTCCTGGGCCTCCCAGGAGCGGAACTGGAGACGGCCTTCTATCAGGATGGGGTCGCCTTTTTTCTTGTAGTTGGCAATGGTCTCGCCGAGCTCGCGCCAGGCGCTGATGTCGAAGAAGTCGACCTCTTCGTTCTTGGAGCGTACCCGGTTTACCGCTATGCCGAAGCCGCAGACCGGCACGCCGTTGTTGGTGAACCGGAGCTCCGGGTCCCTGGTTAGGTTGCCCGCGAGTACCACCCTGTTAAAGCTGACCATGCCGCTCCTCCCGCGTCCGAGTGTTTCCGAGCTTAGTATTGTCAGTCTACAGAAACGACGGTGACTCACAAGGGTCAAGGACCCCGGCCGTGGATGGTACGGATCAACCATCCCCGGAGACGGCGACCTCGAGCTCACCCTCGTGCAGGGTGACTATCACGTCGCCCTGCTCGTCCGTGCGGAAAACCTCGGATCCGACCGTCCGCAGCCGGCGCAGGGTCTGGGGGGTGGGGTGGCCGTAGCCGTTATCCTCCCCCACGGAGATGACTGCTACCTGGGGCCGGAAGCGGCTCAGGAACAGCGGGGTGGTGCTGGTGCTGGAGCCGTGGTGGCCCACCTTCAAGACGGCGAGCGGTCCGGTTTCCGGGCCCTGACTCATGTACTCCTCGGCCCTGGCCTCTGCGTCCCCGGTCAGCAGGACCCTGCCCGTCTCCGGGTCCGGGCCGTGCTCTATTAGTGTGGCGACGGAGTTATCGTTGTCCTCGGAGAACCCGCCCTCGGGCGGCGAGAGCACCGTTATCTCGGAGGCTCCCCAGACGAGCTCGTCCCCCGCGCCGACCTCGGTGAGTTCCGCCTCTTCCTCCTCGACGGCCTCGAGGAATGCGGCCTCCAGGGAACCGCCCGGGGATCTGTCGGAGACGTAGACCTCTTGTACCGGCATCGCGCCGAGCACCTCGGGCACGCCACCGATGTGATCGGCGTCCGGGTGGGTCACCACGAGGCCGTCGAGCTCTTCCACCCCGCGGCTACGCAGGAAGTCGACCACCTCCGGCCCCTCCTCCGGACGTCCGGCGTCGATCAGAAAGCTCTCACCACCGCTCTGGACCAGCGTGGATCCACCCTGCCCGACGTCTATGAAGCTGAGTACCAGGGCCCCGGACGGCGGCGGCTCGGCGGTGGCCGGACCTACGGCAAGGGCGCCGCATCCC
This genomic window from Rubrobacter aplysinae contains:
- a CDS encoding P-loop NTPase family protein; the protein is MACVALSVAPGKTYGCPGPNDAGKTATVKMPVTLLASSAKRAEATGYDISREPGEMRSRIRRS
- a CDS encoding single-stranded DNA-binding protein produces the protein MVSFNRVVLAGNLTRDPELRFTNNGVPVCGFGIAVNRVRSKNEEVDFFDISAWRELGETIANYKKKGDPILIEGRLQFRSWEAQDGSKRNKVDVVADNIQFLGRSDGSGDGSGGGQGGQQSQSQGSRDNVEFNEQDFDDIPF
- the idi gene encoding isopentenyl-diphosphate Delta-isomerase, which gives rise to MITSNPRRAGRAEEVVLVDEGDRELGPAGKLAAHEAGGSLHRAFSVFVFDAGGRLLLQRRAEGKYHFGGLWTNTCCGHPRPGETVEAAAGRRLFEEMGLSLELTPVTSFVYEASDPESGLTEREYDHVLRGLYDDRVGVPDPDPAEVSDWAWISREELSRYLAENPGTFTPWFPLAVAQLYGEGI
- a CDS encoding undecaprenyl-diphosphate phosphatase yields the protein ISLLYGVSRSGATIAFGLFAGLRRTEAARFSFLLSIPITAGAILSELPGVAGAGLPEGAAGAYLTGLVSSAVTAYLSIKLLLAFFARYSLKPFAYYLIAAAALIGLALLLGL
- a CDS encoding ComEC/Rec2 family competence protein — encoded protein: MSNGAYARRGHLARVVAAVILMVTLLGLPSGCGALAVGPATAEPPPSGALVLSFIDVGQGGSTLVQSGGESFLIDAGRPEEGPEVVDFLRSRGVEELDGLVVTHPDADHIGGVPEVLGAMPVQEVYVSDRSPGGSLEAAFLEAVEEEEAELTEVGAGDELVWGASEITVLSPPEGGFSEDNDNSVATLIEHGPDPETGRVLLTGDAEARAEEYMSQGPETGPLAVLKVGHHGSSTSTTPLFLSRFRPQVAVISVGEDNGYGHPTPQTLRRLRTVGSEVFRTDEQGDVIVTLHEGELEVAVSGDG
- a CDS encoding DUF2256 domain-containing protein, which codes for MCPVCGRPFSWRRKWAGDWETVVYCSDRCRREARRIRRSGERAR